The Microbacterium forte sequence GTGCGGTCGTCCTCGTCTTCGTATCGCTCGTCATCGTCCATGTAGACCGCGGCACCATATGGCGAATCGTCATTGGTCACGCCCGCCAGGGAGGACGTGTAGCTCTCGCCTGTCTCCTCCATGCGCTTACGCGCTGCGGAACGCACTCGTGCCGAGGTTCGCTTCTTGTCGACCATGATGGCCACTGCTTCCTGCGCGCGATCCGCACCCCCGCACGCGATTGGAGCGAGCGAAGAAGTCTGACTGTCGGCCTCAGGGTCGTTCGCACTTCACCGAGGGATCCCGGTGCGGGGTCGCCCTCTCGTGCTGTCGGGATCAGTCGAGCCCGATGCGTCGATGGTACCCCCGGCTCTGACGATCGCCGAAGAGAATCGCCACGCCCCCAAGATGCGCTGCGAGAGCGTAGGGTCGCTCTCATGTGTGGCCGCTTCGCCAATGACTCGTCCGTTGACCAGATGGTTCGAGAGTACGTCGCGGACGGCGGCAAGCCCGAGGACTGGTGGAAGTCGTGGGCTGGCGCCTACTCGGTGTCTCCGACGCAGAACGCACCGATCGTGCGCGACCGCGGCGAGGGTCGAATCCTCGAGCTCGTTCGCTGGGACTGGCAGAAGCCGGCGAACCGACCCAAGGGTGGTCCGGTCATAAATGCTCGCATGGAAAAACTGACAGCCGGGTTCTGGGCGCCGGCCTTCAGTGCTGCTCGATGCATCGTTCCCATGCGCGGCTACTTCGAGTGGACGGGCGAGAAGACCCCGAAGACGCCGCACTTCCTGCACGGTGACGGTCTGCTCTCGGCCGCCGGGCTCACCTGGTCGATGGGGCTGCCGAACGGCGAGAAGTCCCGCTGCTTCGTCGTCATCACCCGCGAAGCGCGCGACGCCAGCGGCGAGGTGCACGACCGGATGCCCGCGTTCCTGACGCCCGACACCTGGGACGCCTGGCTCACACCGGAGAAGCTCACCGGTGACCGGAAGACGGAGACGTTGGCGATGCTGGAGCACACCTCGAGCGACGTCGCCTCGACGATCCGTGAGCACATCGTCGACCGCAAGGTCAGCAACTCGCGCACTGTAGACCCGACGGACCCGACTCTCCTGGAGCCGGTCGCGTGATGGCTGAGCGTCGAGAGTCCCTCACTGCCCCGGAGATCCTCTGGACGATCATCGCCATCGGCGGAGTCCTGCTCCTCGTGGTCGGGGTGGTGCTGATGGTCAACGGAGAGCCCATCAGCTGGCTCACGTTCGTGAGTGCGGTGCTGACGACTTCCCTCGCTGTCGGAGCGTTCGTCGCCAGTCGCCGCGATCGCCGCCGGCGCGGCGCTTCACCTTCGGCGCCGGAGCCGAGCGAGTAGCTCCGCCCATCGCCAACATCTACCCGGACGGAGACGCCATGACCGCCCCAGAAGAGCAGCCTCGTCTCGCACGTCTCCAGGAGATCCGAGAGGGCATGGAGGCGCTTCGGATTGAGGCTCTCGCGGAGCGCGGAGGCAAGACCTTCACGACCGAGGAAACGCTCGAGTTCATCCGTCGACATGATGATGCCGCAGACAGCTCTTTGCGCCAGACGCGGGTTGAGTCACCCCCCGCCAACACCTAATCACATAAGTGTTGGTATGATGGTGTGATGTCCACATCTTCGTCCAGTACCCGCATCCCCATCGATGCTGTCTCGAGCGAGACCCTGGACTGGGCGCCGCGGGCACCGGAGATGTTCTCGCGGGCCGAGGTTGTGCGTCAGACCGGGCCGTATGAGGCGACGGTCACGGCTCCGATCGCGGGGTGGAGCCCGCAGGTCCCGAGCGAAGACGCCGCTGACGTCGAAGACGCCACGCGCCAGCTGGTCGCATTCGACGAGCATGCACGGCGCACGCTCGGCACCGACAACCCGGCGTTGGGTCCGATGACCGCGATCCTGCTGCGCACAGAGTCCGCGTCCAGCTCTCAGATCGAGCAGCTGACGACGTCGGCGAAGCAGCTCGCTCTCGCCGAGATCGATGAAGGCGACAAGGCCAACGCGCTCACTGTCATCGGCAACGTCCGCGCCATGGAAGCAGCCCTCGCGCTCTCGGACGAGATCTCCGAAGAGTCGATCCTGCAGATGCACCACGCTCTGATGCGTCACCAGCCCGACCTCGAGCACGAAGCAGGTCTCTACCGTCAGGAACAGGTCTGGATCGGCCCCGGCAACGCCGGCCCCCGCCAGGCGGAGTTCATAGCTCCCCGCCACGATCGGATTCCCGGTGCGATCGGTGACCTGGTGAGCTTCGTGAAGCGCCAAGACATCTCTGTGCTTGTTCAGGTTGCTGTCGCACACGCCCAGTTCGAGACCATCCACCCGTTCGTCGACGGCAACGGCCGCACCGGCCGCGCGCTCGCGCAGTCGATCCTGCGCAACAAGGGTCTCGTCGGTTCGACCGCGGTACCGATCTCTGCGGGACTGCTCGTGAACACCGGGCGCTACTTCGAGGCGCTGACAGCTTTCCGCGCCGGCGACGCTGCCCCGATCATCCGCGAGTTCGCCATGGCGAGTCGCATCGCCGCGTCCACGGGGACGCAGCTGGTCGACGACCTCGTCGCGCAGCTGGACGAATCCCGCGCTCTGCTCCAGGGCGTTCGCTCGGATGCTGCGGTCTGGAAGATCCTTCCGGCGCTCGTCGGACAGCCCGCGGTGAACACGAAGTACCTCATGGGATCGCTCAGCCTCGGCGAGATGGCGGCGCTGCGCGCGCTGGACACGCTCACCGATCGCGGGGTGCTCACCGAGACGACCGGCCAAGGGCGCAACCGGGTCTGGCAGCACCGCGGGATCTTCGAAGTCCTCGACGGCTACGCCGAGCAGATCCGCCGGATGACCGCTCGAGGCTAGTCGCCCGCCAGCGCGGGGTCATAAGCCCGGGCAGGTCAGCACCGCTTATGACCCCCGACCCGACTTCCGCGGAATCTCGCGGACTTCGTGCGCTCCCGTGCGCTCGATTGCTGGGGCACTTCAACGGAGACCCCCAGCAATCGAGCGGATCCGAGCGGTCGGGTGAAAGAACTACTGGGCAGCTGGGCACGCCCAGGCGGTCTCCTCCACGTCCCTGAGTGTCAGGGGCAACTGACCCGGATGTCGGACCCCGTAACTACACTGATATTTCGGCGGTCTGGACCGCCACACTCTGAGCTGATTCTCTCCACGCGGAGGACAGCGACGATGACAACCGAGGCGGATCCAGAGCTGAAACCTGTCGAATCACGTTCTCTCTCATGAGGGCGTCGCAGGCGTGGGGGCCGATGCCCAGAAATGAGATCGAGTTGTCTGATTCCATCACCCGCGATCCCGCCATCAAGCGCGACGCGAAGGCCTGGCGCGATGCCGCCGGCGCGAACTACACCGAGGCGCTGCGCCTCATCGAGGATCCGCTTCACCAGGGCATCCTCGGCGGTCGAGTCGTCGTGCGCGACCTGCTCCGCACGCTCGACGAGCACCCGATCATCGGATCCGAGCATGCCTCGACGACGTTCGGGCGAAACGGCCTCAGCGCGGATGAGCCCATGAGCGAGGACCTTTCCACCGGCCGGCTGCGAGAGACCCTCCTCGCTGTCGAGTTCCTGCGGATGTTCACGCCAGTCACTGAGGCCGACCTCCAGGTTGAGCGGAACTGGACCGGTAGCTACGGGCTCAAGCACGCCGCCGAGGAGTTCCTCGGGGGGACCGTGCACCTCTACGTGTCGAACGGCTCGCTCATCTGGGCCGCGGCACTCCTCGGTCTGCCGATGCGCACCAATGACATCGATCCGACGAGCAAAAACGTCGAGATCGCCCTCCTCCACCAAGAGGTGGCCTTCGTGCGGGCGGACTCGACCAACAGGCTCGAGAAGCGCCAGGGAAAGCACTACATGCCTCCCGGCTACAAGCGCCTCAAGGCCGCGATGAAGCTCGCGAGCAAGGGTGAGAGCATCACTGAGGCGCTCAACATCCCGATCCGTGCGCGGGGCGACTGGTCGGAGTTCCACCTCTGGCTCGCAGACCAAGTCGACCGCGATGGATTCGAAGGACGGTTCGCCAGCGACTACCTCGCTGGTGTCGAGAGCAGCGATCATCGCCCGGCAGCGTCCGGAAAGGATCTCCGGACGATCCTCCGGGATGTGCGGATCGATTCAAACTTCCTCGATGCGGCGAAGGCTCTGATTGCAGAGCACGACCGTCTCTCGTCTACCCGCTGACGCCACCAGAAGAGCCGCCCGGAGCACACGCGCCGGGCGGCTTTTTGCTGCCGACCTTTCGCTTCAACCCCACAAACCTCAGAATGCGGACCGGCCGCCGATCCGCATAAATCCGCGGGTTTCGCGCCTCCAACCTCACAAACCTCAGATGCGCAGGGATGCCTCATCCCGCACGACGATCACCCCGCATACGACCTCGAGGAGACACCGATGGCTCTCATCTACAGCACGACCCCGCACGACACCGACGAGCTGATTGCTCTGCGTCAGGTCATCAACGACAACGAGCGCGCGTTCTCGGAGCTCAGGACTATCTACAGCGACGACCAGCGGCGTCTCTGTGATGAGTACGACGCCCTCATGGCCGCGCAGCGACCGACCTACCCGGCGCCGGAGCACCTGCAGGGCCTGGACATGGTCGCCGAGATGATGCGCTCCGGCACCGAGTACGGCGACCACCACGGATCGCCCAGGCAGGTCGATCGTGAAGCTGGCCGGGCTCTCCCGCGCAGCGTCGACTTCTCATCGTTCGCCTGCAGGATCAACATCCGCGCCCTCGCCCCGTACCGTGCCCGCTCGTCGCAGCACGCGTGGATCTTCACAGAGGACGACATCGAGGCTTTCCGAGACGAGCTGACGAAGCGCTCGCTCGGCATCGCATCCCATTGGGGGCACGAGGATGGCGTCGCCTTCCAGGTGTTCAACGCTCGCGTCTGAGCGCGCGTTCAGGTTCGGTTGATACCGCTCGGATTGGCCAGCCGGAAACGCTACACCATCGGTTTCGGTGCTACTAGGTTTCGGCAGGGGGTTACGGCGGGTCGATCATCGGCGTGTCGTGACGTTGACCGGGGTGATCCTCAAAGCCGCCGGATTCGATCGTTTGCGGCGCGTAGTGACGCCCTGGTGCCGGCCATGTTCAGCCGGCGAGGGTGACTCCGCAATAGGCGATGGTGGCGACGAGGAGGGTGGAGAGCGCGGCGAGGGCGAAGGGCTTGAGGCCCACCTTGATGAGGTTCCGAATCTTGACGCCGCAGCCGAGTCCGAACATCGCTGCAGCCAGCAACCCTGTCTGCAGCAGCCCGCCGGTCGTCAGCACGAAGTCCGGCAGAGGGATAAAGGAACGCAGGAGCACCATGGCGATGAACCCGATGATGAACAGCGGGACGATGGGCGGCAGCTTCGAACTCGACCTCTGTTGACTGGGTTCGCCTGCCGTACGGCTGAGACGGCGCTGCCGGATGCTAAGGATGGCCACGACAGGGGCGAGCAGCAGCACTCGGGCGAGTTTGACGATGACCGCGACCGTGAGCGCTCCGCCACCGATGATGCCTCCAGCGGCGACGACTTGCGCGATTTCATGGATGGAACCCCCTGCCCACATCCCGGCCGTCTCGGAGCCCAGGCCAAGCAGGTCCGTGATCAGTGGGACGAGGGGAATCATCAGCGTTCCGAAGATCACCACGAGGGCGACCGCGGTGATGGTGTCTTCCTCGGCCTCGTCGTCCGGATCGGTGACCCCTGCCGCGCCCGCCACGGCTGCCGCGCCGCAGATGGAGAATCCGCAGGCGATTAGCAGCGAGAGCCCGGATGGAACCCGTAGCAGCTTCCCCAGGAGAACGGTGCCGAACAGTCCGCCGGCGACAATGCACACGATGAC is a genomic window containing:
- a CDS encoding SOS response-associated peptidase, producing the protein MCGRFANDSSVDQMVREYVADGGKPEDWWKSWAGAYSVSPTQNAPIVRDRGEGRILELVRWDWQKPANRPKGGPVINARMEKLTAGFWAPAFSAARCIVPMRGYFEWTGEKTPKTPHFLHGDGLLSAAGLTWSMGLPNGEKSRCFVVITREARDASGEVHDRMPAFLTPDTWDAWLTPEKLTGDRKTETLAMLEHTSSDVASTIREHIVDRKVSNSRTVDPTDPTLLEPVA
- a CDS encoding Fic family protein translates to MSTSSSSTRIPIDAVSSETLDWAPRAPEMFSRAEVVRQTGPYEATVTAPIAGWSPQVPSEDAADVEDATRQLVAFDEHARRTLGTDNPALGPMTAILLRTESASSSQIEQLTTSAKQLALAEIDEGDKANALTVIGNVRAMEAALALSDEISEESILQMHHALMRHQPDLEHEAGLYRQEQVWIGPGNAGPRQAEFIAPRHDRIPGAIGDLVSFVKRQDISVLVQVAVAHAQFETIHPFVDGNGRTGRALAQSILRNKGLVGSTAVPISAGLLVNTGRYFEALTAFRAGDAAPIIREFAMASRIAASTGTQLVDDLVAQLDESRALLQGVRSDAAVWKILPALVGQPAVNTKYLMGSLSLGEMAALRALDTLTDRGVLTETTGQGRNRVWQHRGIFEVLDGYAEQIRRMTARG
- a CDS encoding YeiH family protein translates to MTHAQDVATARPEHTLLARVRALLPGLVLCLAAAGASYGVSLLLPGVSPLIIAIVLGVLLANVVRLPAAASDGIDFSAKKLLRAGIVFLGLQLVLTDILELGAPMLVVIVCIVAGGLFGTVLLGKLLRVPSGLSLLIACGFSICGAAAVAGAAGVTDPDDEAEEDTITAVALVVIFGTLMIPLVPLITDLLGLGSETAGMWAGGSIHEIAQVVAAGGIIGGGALTVAVIVKLARVLLLAPVVAILSIRQRRLSRTAGEPSQQRSSSKLPPIVPLFIIGFIAMVLLRSFIPLPDFVLTTGGLLQTGLLAAAMFGLGCGVKIRNLIKVGLKPFALAALSTLLVATIAYCGVTLAG